From a region of the Narcine bancroftii isolate sNarBan1 chromosome 5, sNarBan1.hap1, whole genome shotgun sequence genome:
- the LOC138765425 gene encoding neuropeptides capa receptor-like yields the protein MTIAILSRGKCGLSTCVTRYLVAMAAADLMLVILDLMLRHIPIVYWQEFSFVQSLPVCNVHAALLFAATDCSVWFTVTFTFDRFVSICCLDFKIKYCKERTAAIVLWTVAALSCCKNVFWYFMLTGRYLLTNLPWFCGVAGSVRTSRVWAAVEFFHYVLTPGIPFVLILLFNAFSVRHIVAASRARRRLRGQGRGECGQTTRDPEMENRRKSIILLLVISGNFILLWSLFIIYAVCFRISTLGLVTVDVNIFVEQIGFMLQLLSCCTNTGVYAVTQTKFRAEVKRAVKYPLDAIVRFVSR from the coding sequence ATGACAATCGCCATCCTGTCGCGGGGCAAGTGCGGCCTGTCCACGTGTGTGACCCGCTACCTGGTGGCGATGGCGGCGGCGGACCTGATGCTTGTCATCCTGGACCTGATGCTGAGGCACATCCCCATTGTTTACTGGCAGGAGTTCAGCTTCGTGCAGTCTCTCCCCGTGTGTAACGTCCACGCCGCCCTCCTGTTCGCGGCCACCGACTGCTCCGTCTGGTTCACCGTCACTTTCACCTTCGACCGCTTCGTCTCCATTTGTTGTCTCGATTTCAAGATCAAATATTGCAAAGAGAGAACGGCGGCGATCGTTTTGTGGACCGTGGCAGCGCTCAGTTGCTGCAAGAACGTTTTCTGGTACTTCATGTTGACGGGGCGATACTTGCTGACGAACCTCCCGTGGTTTTGCGGGGTGGCTGGCAGTGTTCGTACCTCCCGGGTCTGGGCAGCAGTTGAATTCTTCCACTACGTCCTCACACCGGGAATCCCCTTCGTTCTGATTCTGCTCTTCAACGCGTTCAGCGTCAGGCATATAGTCGCCGCCAGCAGAGCGCGCAGGAGACTCCGGGGTCAGGGCCGTGGCGAGTGCGGGCAGACCACCAGGGACCCGGAGATGGAGAACCGAAGGAAATCCATCATCTTACTGCTGGTCATCTCGGGGAATTTCATCCTTCTGTGGTCACTCTTTATCATCTACGCCGTCTGCTTCCGAATTTCCACGTTGGGGCTGGTGACGGTGGACGTCAATATCTTCGTGGAGCAGATTGGGTTCATGTTGCAACTCCTCAGCTGTTGCACGAACACGGGCGTTTACGCCGTGACCCAGACGAAATTCAGGGCCGAGGTGAAGAGGGCGGTGAAATATCCCCTCGATGCAATTGTGAGATTCGTCAGTCGATGA